Proteins from one Cryptomeria japonica chromosome 4, Sugi_1.0, whole genome shotgun sequence genomic window:
- the LOC131050029 gene encoding uncharacterized protein LOC131050029, which yields MAKQNVAELFGLFGKKEEEKTHQQHGIVVDPHVAVVSTHEQGHVGVGEVHPTPVSHDHIGEPYPVPVSHEVHPALMSHEGEGEKKTHKGGNTVKQGLVGEVRPASLYEDKFHGENEKKTHEELHHTNTFPSDEEEDEKGQKKKNKSKLHGRLDKEEEEHGHGKAEEEAEKIEEKVPGHHKEEEKGH from the exons ATGGCGAAGCAAAATGTAGCAGAGTTGTTCGGCTTGTttgggaagaaggaagaagagaagacacATCAGCAGCATGGAATTGTTGTGGATCCACACGTAGCGGTTGTATCTACGCATGAGCAGGGACACGTAGGTGTAGGTGAGGTTCATCCCACGCCTGTCTCTCATGATCACATAGGAGAGCCTTACCCTGTTCCTGTGTCTCATGAGGTTCACCCTGCTCTTATGTCTCATGAGGgcgaaggtgagaagaagacacaCAAAGGGGGGAACACGGTTAAGCAGGGACTCGTAGGCGAGGTTCGCCCAGCTTCTCTGTACGAGGACAAGTTCCATGGCGAAAATGAGAAGAAGACACACGAAGAGCTGCACCACACCAACACCTTT CCTagcgatgaagaagaagatgaaaagggacagaagaagaaaaacaagtCAAAGCTTCACGGACGACTtgacaaggaagaagaagaacacgGTCATGGCAAGGCTGAAGAAGAGGCCGAAAAGATCGAAGAGAAGGTTCCTGGACACCACAAAGAGGAAGAAAAAGGGCATTGA